A window of the Streptomyces sp. Ag109_O5-10 genome harbors these coding sequences:
- a CDS encoding proline--tRNA ligase, giving the protein MANAPVQRMSQLMAKTLRDDPADAEVLSHKLLVRAGYVRRTAAGIWSWLPLGLKVLSNIERIVREEMDAIGAQEVLLPALLPREPYEATGRWNEYGQELFRLQDRKGGDYLLGPTHEEIFTLLVKDQASSYKDLPVILYQIQNKYRDEARPRAGILRGREFLMKDSYSFDLDEDGLAKSYALHREAYRRIFERLGLDYRIVAATAGAMGGSKSEEFLAPAEAGEDTFADCPNCDFAANTEAISYPLKPVDASGVPALEEIPTPDTPTIETLAAHLGVPASATLKNLLVKVDGEIVAVGVPGDREVDLGKVEEHFAPAAVELVTESDFAGRPDLVRGYVGPQGLGEKVKYIADPRIAPGTAWITGANKEGTHAKNVVADRDFTVDEYVDVVVVLEGDPCPKCGTGLKLDRAIEIGHIFQLGQKYTNALKLDVLGQNGKPVRVTMGSYGIGVSRAVAALAEQTADDKGLVWSREVAPADVHVVAAGKALQTELALDVSEKLRAAGLRVLVDDRAGVSPGVKFTDSELIGVPQILVAGRRSGEGVLELKDRRTGEREELTVDEAIARLTAS; this is encoded by the coding sequence ATGGCGAACGCACCGGTCCAACGCATGTCCCAGTTGATGGCGAAGACGCTGCGTGACGACCCGGCGGACGCCGAGGTCCTCAGCCACAAGCTCCTTGTCCGCGCGGGCTACGTCCGCCGCACCGCTGCCGGCATCTGGTCCTGGCTGCCGCTCGGCCTGAAGGTGCTGTCGAACATCGAGCGGATCGTCCGCGAGGAGATGGACGCGATCGGCGCGCAGGAGGTGCTGCTGCCGGCCCTCCTGCCCCGGGAGCCGTACGAGGCGACCGGCCGCTGGAACGAGTACGGGCAGGAGCTGTTCCGCCTCCAGGACCGCAAGGGCGGCGACTACCTCCTCGGCCCGACCCACGAGGAGATCTTCACCCTGCTGGTGAAGGACCAGGCGTCCTCGTACAAGGACCTGCCGGTCATCCTCTACCAGATCCAGAACAAGTACCGGGACGAGGCCCGTCCGCGCGCCGGCATCCTGCGCGGCCGCGAGTTCCTGATGAAGGACTCCTACTCCTTCGACCTGGACGAGGACGGCCTCGCCAAGTCGTACGCCCTGCACCGCGAGGCCTACCGGCGGATCTTCGAGCGCCTCGGCCTCGACTACCGCATCGTCGCCGCCACCGCGGGCGCGATGGGCGGTTCGAAGTCGGAGGAGTTCCTGGCCCCGGCCGAGGCCGGCGAGGACACCTTCGCCGACTGCCCGAACTGCGACTTCGCGGCCAACACCGAGGCGATCTCGTACCCGCTGAAGCCGGTCGACGCCTCCGGCGTGCCCGCGCTCGAGGAGATCCCGACCCCGGACACCCCGACCATCGAGACCCTCGCCGCGCACCTCGGCGTCCCGGCCTCCGCCACCCTGAAGAACCTGCTGGTGAAGGTCGACGGCGAGATCGTGGCTGTCGGCGTGCCCGGCGACCGCGAGGTCGACCTGGGCAAGGTCGAGGAGCACTTCGCCCCGGCCGCCGTCGAGCTGGTCACCGAGTCCGACTTCGCCGGCCGCCCCGACCTGGTCCGCGGCTACGTCGGCCCGCAGGGACTGGGCGAGAAGGTCAAGTACATCGCCGACCCGCGCATCGCCCCCGGCACGGCCTGGATCACCGGCGCCAACAAGGAGGGCACGCACGCCAAGAACGTCGTGGCGGACCGTGACTTCACCGTCGACGAGTACGTGGACGTCGTGGTCGTGCTGGAGGGCGACCCCTGCCCGAAGTGCGGCACCGGCCTGAAGCTGGACCGCGCCATCGAGATCGGCCACATCTTCCAGCTGGGCCAGAAGTACACCAACGCCCTCAAGCTCGACGTCCTCGGCCAGAACGGCAAGCCGGTCCGCGTGACCATGGGCTCCTACGGCATCGGTGTCTCCCGCGCCGTCGCCGCCCTCGCCGAGCAGACCGCCGACGACAAGGGCCTGGTCTGGTCGCGTGAGGTGGCCCCGGCCGACGTGCACGTCGTGGCGGCCGGCAAGGCACTGCAGACCGAACTCGCCCTGGACGTCTCGGAGAAGCTGCGGGCGGCCGGGCTGCGCGTCCTGGTCGACGACCGGGCCGGGGTCTCCCCGGGCGTGAAGTTCACCGACTCCGAGCTCATCGGCGTACCGCAGATCCTGGTCGCCGGCCGCCGCTCCGGCGAGGGCGTCCTGGAGCTCAAGGACCGCAGGACGGGCGAGCGCGAGGAGCTCACGGTGGACGAGGCGATCGCCCGCCTGACCGCCAGCTGA
- a CDS encoding GNAT family N-acetyltransferase, producing MSLVIGPLDLPSHVDEALAVQAVAFGLGPDEVAVRRQIVLRHMQYPGARALGATEGGRLVGFVYGMPNSRTHWWSTVVEPYLRAQGNADWLDDSFVITELHVHPRHQNRGVGRRLITLITDGAAEPRSILSAIDTDSPARGLYHSLGYVDLARQVHFPSAPKPYAVMGAPLPLRRK from the coding sequence ATGTCCCTCGTGATCGGCCCCCTGGACCTCCCCTCCCACGTCGACGAGGCCCTCGCAGTCCAGGCAGTCGCGTTCGGCCTCGGCCCCGACGAGGTGGCGGTCCGCCGCCAGATCGTCCTCCGCCACATGCAGTACCCGGGGGCCAGGGCCCTCGGCGCCACGGAGGGAGGCCGCCTCGTGGGGTTCGTCTACGGCATGCCGAACTCCCGCACCCACTGGTGGTCCACCGTCGTGGAGCCCTACCTCCGTGCCCAGGGCAACGCCGACTGGCTCGACGACTCCTTCGTGATCACCGAGCTGCACGTGCACCCCCGCCACCAGAACCGCGGCGTCGGCCGCCGCCTGATCACGCTCATCACCGACGGCGCCGCCGAGCCCCGCTCGATCCTCTCCGCGATCGACACCGACAGCCCGGCCCGCGGCCTCTACCACTCCCTCGGCTACGTCGACCTCGCCCGCCAGGTGCATTTCCCCAGCGCCCCGAAGCCGTACGCCGTGATGGGCGCGCCCCTCCCGCTCCGCCGCAAGTAG
- a CDS encoding aminoglycoside phosphotransferase family protein, with protein MAFEPPRRLVRALGETAPDGDEWLEKLPASVEQAVAQRELTVERVQVPGGRSSVVLLVRRADDTPAVLKLAPRRARPESEAAALAHWGGLGAVQVLEADGPAGVLLLERLHPEVSVRSLPEAKALLEAAGTLRRLWVPPPREHVFETVAERTGRQAAAMAAAAGDAEVAPLVAAALAAREELLTAPPEQRLLHGTLRQSKVLAGERMPWLAVGPDPVVGECAFDLARLVRDRVEDLIASSSGASTTRRRIKRLAESLEVDQERLRGWTLFRAVESGVRALRVGRPKDAELLLEFAGWV; from the coding sequence ATGGCTTTCGAACCGCCGAGGCGCCTGGTGAGGGCGCTCGGTGAGACGGCGCCGGACGGTGACGAGTGGCTGGAGAAGCTGCCGGCTTCGGTGGAACAGGCCGTCGCGCAACGCGAGTTGACCGTGGAGCGGGTGCAGGTGCCGGGCGGCCGCAGCAGTGTGGTGCTGCTGGTGCGGCGGGCGGACGACACGCCTGCCGTGCTGAAACTGGCGCCGCGGCGGGCCCGGCCGGAGAGCGAGGCGGCGGCGCTGGCGCACTGGGGCGGGCTCGGTGCGGTGCAGGTGCTGGAGGCCGACGGGCCGGCGGGGGTGCTGCTGCTTGAGCGGCTGCATCCCGAGGTGTCGGTGCGGTCGCTCCCCGAGGCGAAGGCGCTGCTGGAGGCGGCGGGGACACTCCGGCGGCTCTGGGTGCCGCCACCGCGGGAGCACGTCTTCGAGACCGTGGCCGAGCGGACGGGACGGCAGGCCGCGGCGATGGCCGCGGCGGCCGGTGACGCCGAGGTGGCACCGTTGGTGGCGGCGGCGCTCGCGGCCCGGGAGGAGTTGCTGACCGCGCCGCCCGAACAACGCCTGCTGCACGGCACGTTGCGGCAGAGCAAGGTGCTGGCCGGGGAGCGGATGCCGTGGCTGGCGGTGGGGCCGGATCCGGTGGTCGGGGAGTGCGCGTTCGATCTGGCGCGGCTGGTGCGGGACCGGGTGGAGGATCTCATCGCGTCGTCCTCCGGGGCGTCCACCACCCGGCGGCGGATCAAGCGGCTCGCGGAGTCCCTGGAGGTCGACCAGGAGCGGCTGCGGGGGTGGACGCTGTTCCGGGCGGTGGAGTCGGGTGTGCGGGCGCTTCGCGTGGGGCGGCCGAAGGATGCGGAGCTGTTGCTTGAATTCGCCGGGTGGGTCTGA
- the ispG gene encoding flavodoxin-dependent (E)-4-hydroxy-3-methylbut-2-enyl-diphosphate synthase, with protein MTAISLGMPSVPTKLAERRKSRQIQVGSVAVGGDAPVSVQSMTTTRTSDIGATLQQIAELTASGCQIVRVACPTQDDADALATIAKKSQIPVIADIHFQPKYVFAAIEAGCAAVRVNPGNIKQFDDKVKEIAAAAKDHGTPIRIGVNAGSLDRRLLQKYGKATPEALVESALWEASLFEEHDFRDIKISVKHNDPVVMIEAYRQLAAQCDYPLHLGVTEAGPAFQGTIKSAVAFGALLSQGIGDTIRVSLSAPPVEEVKVGNQILESLNLRQRGLEIVSCPSCGRAQVDVYKLAEEVTAGLTGMEVPLRVAVMGCVVNGPGEAREADLGVASGNGKGQIFVKGEVIKTVPESKIVETLIEEAMKLAEQMEADGTESGEPSVSVAG; from the coding sequence ATGACTGCGATTTCTCTCGGCATGCCGTCCGTTCCGACCAAGCTCGCCGAGCGCCGGAAGAGCCGGCAGATCCAGGTCGGCTCCGTGGCGGTCGGCGGGGACGCCCCGGTCTCGGTCCAGTCGATGACCACGACCCGTACGTCCGACATCGGCGCCACCCTCCAGCAGATCGCCGAGCTGACGGCGTCCGGCTGCCAGATCGTGCGGGTGGCCTGCCCGACGCAGGACGACGCGGACGCCCTGGCGACGATCGCCAAGAAGTCGCAGATCCCGGTCATCGCGGACATCCACTTCCAGCCGAAGTACGTCTTCGCCGCGATCGAGGCCGGCTGTGCCGCCGTCCGCGTCAACCCCGGCAACATCAAGCAGTTCGACGACAAGGTCAAGGAGATCGCGGCGGCCGCCAAGGACCACGGCACCCCGATCCGGATCGGCGTCAACGCCGGTTCCCTGGACCGCCGGCTGCTCCAGAAGTACGGCAAGGCGACCCCCGAGGCCCTGGTCGAGTCGGCCCTGTGGGAGGCGTCCCTCTTCGAGGAGCACGACTTCCGGGACATCAAGATCTCGGTCAAGCACAACGACCCGGTCGTGATGATCGAGGCGTACCGGCAGCTCGCCGCCCAGTGCGACTACCCGCTGCACCTCGGCGTCACCGAGGCTGGCCCGGCGTTCCAGGGCACGATCAAGTCGGCCGTCGCCTTCGGCGCCCTCCTCTCCCAGGGCATCGGCGACACGATCCGCGTCTCCCTCTCCGCGCCTCCCGTCGAGGAGGTCAAGGTCGGCAACCAGATCCTGGAGTCCCTCAACCTCAGGCAGCGCGGTCTGGAGATCGTCTCCTGCCCGTCGTGCGGCCGGGCCCAGGTCGACGTCTACAAGCTCGCCGAAGAGGTCACCGCGGGCCTCACCGGCATGGAGGTCCCGCTCCGCGTCGCCGTCATGGGCTGCGTGGTCAACGGCCCCGGTGAGGCCCGTGAGGCCGACCTCGGCGTGGCCTCCGGCAACGGCAAGGGGCAGATCTTCGTCAAGGGCGAGGTCATCAAGACGGTCCCCGAGTCGAAGATCGTCGAGACCCTCATCGAGGAGGCCATGAAGCTGGCCGAGCAGATGGAGGCGGACGGCACGGAGTCGGGGGAGCCGTCGGTGTCGGTGGCGGGCTGA
- a CDS encoding GNAT family N-acetyltransferase translates to MLTQTTSRVLEPSDLDAALAVLDREPVVNAFVTSRVQVAGLDPWRLGGEMWGWYEDGMLTSLCYAGANLVPICATPRAVRAFADRARRAGRRCSSIVGPAEATAQLWRLLEPHWGPAREVRGHQPLMVTDHMPADIAPDPYVRRIRKDEMETIMPACVAMFTEEVGVSPLAGDGGLLYQARVAELVGAGRSFARIDDNGKVVFKAEIGAATAQACQIQGVWVAPEYRGMGLAAPGMAAVLRYALADVAPVVSLYVNDFNTAARRTYLRVGFQEVGAFMSVLF, encoded by the coding sequence GTGTTGACGCAGACCACCTCACGGGTGCTCGAACCGAGTGACCTGGACGCCGCGCTCGCCGTACTGGACCGCGAGCCGGTCGTGAACGCCTTCGTGACCTCGCGTGTCCAAGTGGCAGGACTCGACCCCTGGCGCCTCGGCGGCGAGATGTGGGGCTGGTACGAGGACGGCATGCTCACGTCCCTCTGCTACGCCGGCGCCAACCTGGTCCCGATCTGCGCCACCCCCCGCGCGGTCCGTGCCTTCGCCGACCGGGCTCGCCGGGCAGGCCGCCGCTGCTCCTCGATCGTCGGCCCCGCCGAGGCCACCGCCCAGTTGTGGCGCCTCCTGGAACCGCACTGGGGCCCCGCCCGCGAGGTGCGCGGCCACCAGCCCCTGATGGTCACCGACCACATGCCCGCCGACATCGCCCCGGATCCGTACGTCCGCCGCATCCGCAAGGACGAGATGGAGACGATCATGCCGGCGTGCGTGGCGATGTTCACGGAAGAGGTGGGCGTCTCCCCGCTGGCCGGCGACGGCGGCCTCCTCTACCAGGCGAGGGTCGCCGAACTCGTCGGCGCAGGCCGCTCGTTCGCCCGGATAGACGACAACGGCAAGGTCGTCTTCAAGGCGGAGATCGGCGCGGCCACGGCCCAGGCCTGCCAGATCCAGGGCGTGTGGGTCGCCCCCGAGTACCGAGGCATGGGCCTGGCGGCCCCCGGCATGGCGGCCGTCCTGCGCTACGCCCTGGCCGACGTCGCGCCTGTGGTGAGTCTCTACGTCAACGACTTCAACACGGCGGCCAGGCGGACCTATCTGCGGGTGGGTTTCCAAGAGGTCGGCGCGTTCATGAGCGTGCTGTTCTGA